A window of Vulpes lagopus strain Blue_001 chromosome 21, ASM1834538v1, whole genome shotgun sequence contains these coding sequences:
- the PLEKHA5 gene encoding pleckstrin homology domain-containing family A member 5 isoform X23, which yields MAADLNLEWICSLPRSWTYGITRGGRVFFINEEAKSTTWLHPVTGEAVVTGHRRQSADLPTGWEEAYTFEGARYYINEFCSNSVHVYFVQKQK from the exons ATGGCGGCGGACCTGAACCTGGAGTGGATCTGCTCCCTGCCCCGCTCCTGGACGTACGGGATCACCCGGGGCGGCCGCGTCTTCTTCATCAA CGAGGAGGCGAAGAGCACCACCTGGCTGCACCCCGTCACCGGCGAGGCCGTGGTGACCGGACACCGGCGGCAGAGCGCAG ATTTGCCTACTGGCTGGGAAGAAGCATATACTTTTGAAGGTGCAAGATACTATATAAA tgaatTCTGTTCGAATTCTGTTCATGTGTATTTTGTCCAGAAGCAAAAGTGA
- the PLEKHA5 gene encoding pleckstrin homology domain-containing family A member 5 isoform X21: MAADLNLEWICSLPRSWTYGITRGGRVFFINEEAKSTTWLHPVTGEAVVTGHRRQSADLPTGWEEAYTFEGARYYIKSKSDVKLGDSWMNNDRAESKNKEALIISQMSFGAL, translated from the exons ATGGCGGCGGACCTGAACCTGGAGTGGATCTGCTCCCTGCCCCGCTCCTGGACGTACGGGATCACCCGGGGCGGCCGCGTCTTCTTCATCAA CGAGGAGGCGAAGAGCACCACCTGGCTGCACCCCGTCACCGGCGAGGCCGTGGTGACCGGACACCGGCGGCAGAGCGCAG ATTTGCCTACTGGCTGGGAAGAAGCATATACTTTTGAAGGTGCAAGATACTATATAAA AAGCAAAAGTGACGTGAAGCTAGGTGACAGTTGGATGAACAATGACAGAgctgaaagtaaaaacaaagaagcaCTAATTATTTCACAAATGTCTTTTGGAGCATTGTAA